In Cydia fagiglandana chromosome 3, ilCydFagi1.1, whole genome shotgun sequence, the following are encoded in one genomic region:
- the LOC134679933 gene encoding uncharacterized protein LOC134679933 → MFKKMRLCVVLLLVVSLFTVALCFQEDDATKSIRMAEKMNQEESLVLQRIKRQLIRPGFAPRAQARAPTVIVVPERGTANYPVYGNVPMSPHSVNNPNRGTTVVVSQVPEYNYNGIGRTYGVVPTL, encoded by the exons ATGTTCAAGAAAATGAGATTATGTGTTGTTCTCTTACTTGTGGTATCGTTGTTTACTGTGGCTCTGTGTTTCCAAGAAGATGACGCCACGAAGTCAATCAGGATGGCTGAG aaAATGAACCAAGAGGAGAGCTTGGTTCTGCAGCGAATAAAAAGACAGCTTATTAGACCAG GTTTTGCACCGAGAGCACAGGCACGAGCGCCAACAGTGATTGTAGTTCCTGAAAGGG ggACCGCGAATTATCCAGTATATGGAAATGTTCCCATGTCGCCGCACAGCGTCAACAATCCCAACAGAGGGACGACGGTGGTCGTCAGTCAAGTACCAG AATATAATTACAACGGTATTGGTCGAACCTACGGCGTTGTGCCTACCCTATAa